From the genome of Lotus japonicus ecotype B-129 chromosome 6, LjGifu_v1.2, one region includes:
- the LOC130726966 gene encoding uncharacterized protein At4g28440-like has product MASNVEEGNTNKPAKRKPVFTKVDQLKPGTNGHTLVAKVLSSDTVLHKGAGGGGSSSSSQNIRPTVIAECLIGDDTATVIFTARNEQVELMKPGTTVIIRNAKIDMFKGSIRLAVDKWGRIEVTEPANFVVKEDTNLSQVEYELVNVVEE; this is encoded by the exons ATGGCATCGAATGTGGAAGAAGGGAACACTAACAAACcggcgaagagaaagcctgtGTTCACCAAAGTGGATCAGCTCAAACCAGGAACCAACGGTCACACTTTGGTCGCTAAGGTCTTGTCCTCCGACACCGTCCTTCACAAAGGAGCAGGAGGAGgagggtcttcttcttcttcccaaaaCATTCGTCCCACCGTCATCGCCGAGTGCCTCATCGGTGATGacaccgccaccgtcatcttcaccGCTCGCAACGAACAAG TTGAGTTGATGAAGCCTGGAACTACAGTAATTATTCGTAATGCAAAGATTGACATGTTTAAGGGATCAATAAGGCTTGCTGTTGACAAATGGGGGCGCATTGAAGTCACTGAACCTGCAAATTTCGTAGTTAAAGAGGATACCAACTTATCTCAGGTCGAATATGAATTGGTGAACGTGGTTGAAGAATAA